A section of the Rhipicephalus sanguineus isolate Rsan-2018 chromosome 11, BIME_Rsan_1.4, whole genome shotgun sequence genome encodes:
- the LOC119375288 gene encoding uncharacterized protein LOC119375288 encodes MFTFKSLRIDFGQEAALLAKRYVSVARGITTYQTHLDFTKTCREMNVVPRSLQLKRLVHTAEGHKIIAKAEQRLLNARIHECHSVIKKKELDLFFLRRQLQHRLPDVFPSLEEFARNVAATTARKQQAAHKSKFTTLQGEKPHRGHDNDNFVVNLSSRQLSPTEHSVLAKGHNFNVSTAHPSLPRIIAATEEGIRRLDNGIRENVRLKAIGVLSKIGKRREHNMSREENNAIRSLRNDENIVILPADKGNAMVVLDREAYSDKVRDLLHSSAYETLAKDPTPRVQRELNKLLADIFKRHPEARTTYLQLICRNGSAPGFYGLPKIHKPTVPLPSIISPSLTKRRWHVMTASCNVTL; translated from the exons atgtttacatttaagtcatTACGCATTGACTTCGGTCAGGAAGCGGCACTCCTCGCAAAGCGGTACGTGAGCGTAGCAAGAGGCATCACGACCTACCAGACTCATCTCGACTTCacgaagacctgccgggagatgAACGTAGTGCCACGAAGCCTTCAGCTTAAACGCTTGGTGCACACGGCGGAGGGCCACAAGATCATCGCAAAAGCCGAACAGCGCCTGCTAAACGCCCGAATCCATGAATGCCACAGcgtgatcaagaagaaggaattagacctgttttTCCTCCGACGGCAGCTTCAACATCGACTGCCCGACGTCTTTCCGTCTTTGGAGGAATTCGCTCGAAatgtggctgcaacaacagctcggaagcaGCAAGCGGCCCACAAAAGCAAGTTCACGACACTTCAAGGAGAAAAACCCCACCGCGGACATGACAACGATAATTTCGTCGTCAACCtgtcctccagacaactctccccTACCGAGCATAGCGTGCTGGCCAAGGGACACAACTTCAACGTGAGCACGGCGCATCCGTCACTACCAAGGATCATTGCGGCTACGGAGGAaggcataagacgactcgacaaCGGCATTCGAGAAAATgtccgtctcaaggccatcggtgtactatcGAAAATAGGAAAGCGCCGTGAGCACAACATGTCGAGGGAGGAGAATAATGCGATCCGTTCACTCCGGAATGATGAGAACATTGTCATCCTCCCAGCCGACAAGGGCAACGCAATGGTCGTGCTCGATAGGGAGGCGTACAGCGACAAAGTGCGTGATCTCCTTCACAGCTCGGCCTATGAAACGCTggcgaaagaccccacaccaagagtccaaagggaactgaacAAGCTCCTGGCGGATATCTTTAAGAGGCACCCGGAGGCAAGAACCACCTACCTCCAGCTTATCTGccggaacggctctgcaccaggattttacgggcttcccaAGATCCACAAGCCCACTGTCCCGCTCC CCTCCATAATCAGCCcgtctttgaccaagcgacgatggcatgtgatgacggcatcatgcaACGTCACGCTGTAG